In Candidatus Bathyarchaeia archaeon, a single window of DNA contains:
- a CDS encoding Lrp/AsnC ligand binding domain-containing protein gives MISGYVLINAEKGRALNLVEKLVRFKGVKSACAVTGAYDIIATFEVENAAEIGQLVCKRIQGLKEVTCTQTLVCSECKTV, from the coding sequence ATGATTTCTGGATATGTTCTGATTAATGCAGAAAAGGGCAGAGCATTAAACCTCGTTGAAAAGCTTGTAAGGTTTAAAGGTGTAAAGTCCGCCTGTGCGGTCACGGGCGCGTATGACATTATAGCTACCTTCGAAGTAGAGAATGCCGCTGAGATAGGTCAGCTCGTCTGCAAAAGGATACAGGGTTTAAAGGAAGTTACATGCACTCAGACATTAGTCTGCTCCGAATGTAAAACCGTTTAG